The following coding sequences lie in one Cannabis sativa cultivar Pink pepper isolate KNU-18-1 chromosome 5, ASM2916894v1, whole genome shotgun sequence genomic window:
- the LOC115717294 gene encoding ubiquitin-conjugating enzyme E2-17 kDa: protein MASKRILKELKDLQKDPPTSCSAGPVAEDMFHWQATIMGPPDSPYAGGVFLVTIHFPPDYPFKPPKVAFRTKVFHPNINSNGSICLDILKEQWSPALTISKVLLSICSLLTDPNPDDPLVPEIAHMYKTDRSKYETTARSWTQKYAMG, encoded by the exons ATGGCTTCGAAGCGGATCTTGAAGGAACTGAAGGATTTGCAGAAGGATCCTCCTACTTCTTGCAGTGCAG GTCCTGTTGCAGAAGATATGTTTCATTGGCAGGCAACAATCATGGGACCTCCAGATAGTCCTTATGCTGGGGGTGTTTTCTTGGTTACTATTCATTTTCCTCCAGATTATCCCTTTAAGCCTCCCAAG GTGGCATTTAGAACAAAGGTATTCCACCCGAATATAAACAGCAATGGTAGCATTTGCCTTGACATCTTGAAGGAGCAGTGGAGCCCAGCTCTAACCATCTCGAAG GTGCTGCTTTCGATCTGCTCGCTGCTAACAGACCCGAATCCTGATGATCCACTGGTGCCTGAGATTGCTCACATGTACAAGACAGACAGGAGCAAGTACGAGACGACTGCTAGGAGCTGGACCCAGAAGTATGCCATGGGTTAA
- the LOC115717292 gene encoding uncharacterized protein LOC115717292, with translation MDRLKSQRRVQIDDPQSPNFDDDETLDNENSGGGRRLRPSGSNVSEDQEPFMGVKVRRKTSFHREYRGDYIDIPSHSYLLKLLQKHGDNQVLFADKVLKFTGSGKMKRRILLITDLAIYMVDPETNTLKRRIALAAVEKMCLSELSDNFFAIIVPAEYDLLMASTRKTEIVTVLAESAKNVCNYELEVAFSNSFEYHAGAEFVKEIQFEEVEGGVKTRIVKK, from the exons ATGGATCGACTCAAGTCGCAGCGCCGGGTCCAAAtcgacgatccccaatctcccAATTTTGACGACGACGAAACCCTAGACAACGAAAATAGTGGGGGAGGAAGGAGATTGAGACCCTCCGGGAGCAATGTCTCCGAAGATCAGGAACCCTTCATGGGCGTCAAGGTTCGAAGAAAAACTTCTTTCCACAGAGAGTACAGAGGAGACTACATCGACATCCCTTCGCATTCATATTTGTTGAAACTCTTACAAAAACATG GTGACAATCAAGTTCTTTTTGCTGATAAAGTTTTGAAGTTTACTGGTAGTGGGAAGATGAAAAGGAGGATTTTGTTGATTACTGACTTGGCCATATATATGGTTGACCCGGAGACGAATACACTAAAACGGAGAATAGCCTTGGCTGCTGTTGAAAAGATGTGCTTGAGTGAACTAAGTGATAATTTTTTCGCTATTATTGTTCCTGCAGAATATGATTTGCTCATGGCTAGTACTCGGAAGACTGAGATTGTTACTGTGTTAGCTGAATCGGCTAAGAATGTTTGTAACTACGAACTTGAGGTAGCTTTCTCTAACAG TTTTGAGTATCATGCAGGTGCTGAATTTGTGAAAGAAATTCAATTTGAGGAAGTTGAAG GTGGTGTGAAAACCAGAAttgtgaaaaaataa